The following proteins come from a genomic window of Burkholderia stabilis:
- the mpl gene encoding UDP-N-acetylmuramate:L-alanyl-gamma-D-glutamyl-meso-diaminopimelate ligase, with product MHRSGRRARQAVSYNNALCVAAKVVGRAPVARPVRRAADASFPNRRRPAARKHSSMHIHILGICGTFMGGLAVLAREAGHTVTGCDAGVYPPMSTQLEAQGITLVEGYGAEQIDLKPDLFVIGNVVTRGNPLMEAILDRGLPYVSGPQWLGEHVLAGKWVLAVAGTHGKTTTSSMLAWLLEDSGLNPGFLIGGVPLNFGVSARLTDSSFFVIEADEYDTAFFDKRSKFVHYRPRTAVLNNLEFDHADIFPDLAAIETQFHHLVRTVPGVGRIVTNGRSDALERVLTRGCWSEVERFGVDGGWQALPAEDGVPVDERFAVYSHAERVGEVAWQVQGDHNRMNALAAIAAARHVGVPPAQAAASLASFRNVKRRMEVRGSVDGVTVYDDFAHHPTAIDTTIAGLRARIGRQNARILAVLEPRSNTMKLGVMKSQLPASLADADLVFGYGAPAGRDALGWNLGEALAPLGDKARAFDDLQLLVKSVVDAARPGDHVLVMSNGGFGGVHQKLLDALGSRP from the coding sequence ATGCATCGTTCGGGCCGCCGGGCACGGCAGGCCGTCAGTTACAATAATGCTCTTTGTGTCGCGGCAAAGGTCGTTGGCCGGGCGCCGGTCGCACGGCCTGTGCGCCGCGCCGCAGACGCATCTTTTCCGAATCGACGGCGCCCGGCGGCGCGAAAGCATTCATCTATGCACATCCACATTCTTGGCATCTGCGGCACCTTCATGGGCGGTCTCGCCGTACTCGCGCGCGAGGCGGGCCACACGGTGACGGGTTGCGACGCGGGCGTCTATCCGCCGATGAGCACGCAGCTCGAGGCGCAGGGCATCACGCTGGTCGAGGGCTACGGCGCCGAACAGATCGACCTGAAACCGGACCTGTTCGTGATCGGCAACGTCGTCACGCGCGGCAATCCGCTGATGGAGGCGATCCTCGATCGCGGCCTGCCGTACGTGTCGGGCCCGCAGTGGCTCGGCGAGCACGTGCTGGCCGGCAAATGGGTGCTCGCGGTCGCGGGCACGCACGGCAAGACGACCACGTCGTCGATGCTCGCGTGGCTGCTGGAAGATTCGGGCCTGAACCCGGGCTTCCTGATCGGCGGCGTGCCGCTGAACTTCGGCGTGTCGGCGCGGCTCACCGATTCGAGCTTCTTCGTGATCGAGGCCGACGAATACGATACGGCGTTCTTCGACAAGCGCTCGAAGTTCGTCCATTATCGGCCGCGCACCGCCGTGCTGAACAACCTCGAATTCGATCACGCAGACATCTTCCCGGATCTTGCCGCGATCGAGACGCAATTCCACCATCTCGTGCGCACTGTGCCCGGTGTCGGGCGGATTGTGACGAACGGCCGCTCGGATGCGCTCGAGCGCGTGCTGACGCGCGGCTGCTGGAGCGAGGTCGAGCGGTTCGGCGTCGACGGCGGCTGGCAGGCGCTGCCGGCCGAGGACGGCGTGCCGGTCGACGAGCGCTTTGCCGTGTACTCGCACGCGGAGCGCGTCGGTGAAGTCGCGTGGCAGGTGCAGGGCGATCACAACCGGATGAATGCGCTCGCGGCGATCGCGGCTGCGCGCCACGTCGGCGTGCCGCCCGCGCAGGCGGCCGCCTCCCTCGCGTCGTTCCGCAACGTGAAGCGCCGCATGGAAGTGCGCGGCAGCGTCGACGGCGTGACCGTCTACGACGACTTCGCGCATCATCCGACCGCGATCGACACCACGATCGCCGGCCTTCGTGCACGCATCGGCCGCCAGAATGCCCGCATCCTCGCCGTGCTCGAGCCGCGCTCGAACACGATGAAGCTCGGCGTGATGAAGTCGCAATTGCCGGCGAGCCTGGCCGACGCCGATCTCGTGTTCGGCTACGGTGCGCCGGCAGGGCGCGACGCGCTCGGCTGGAATCTCGGCGAGGCGTTGGCGCCGCTCGGCGACAAGGCGCGCGCGTTCGACGATCTTCAGCTGCTGGTGAAGTCCGTCGTCGATGCCGCGCGCCCGGGCGACCACGTGCTCGTGATGAGCAACGGCGGCTTCGGCGGCGTGCACCAGAAGCTGCTCGACGCGCTCGGGAGCCGCCCGTGA
- a CDS encoding UDP-N-acetylmuramate--alanine ligase has protein sequence MSRKPLVDPRRVREEIAQSAARLIAEDGLDYAGAKRKAARQLLGDSRVAGEWLPDNDQIEEELREYLALFQSDTQPEELRRLREIALDWMRRLAEFRPYVTGAVLNGTANAHSDIHLQAFADNPKDVAIYLLNQNIQYDVSETRHFAGRADVETLSFLWRPRRDVDAIGIHLALYASDDLRGAVKADARGRVARADAAALRALVEAGKAPSEPE, from the coding sequence ATGTCTCGCAAACCTCTTGTCGACCCGCGGCGCGTCCGCGAGGAAATTGCCCAGTCCGCCGCCCGCCTGATCGCGGAGGACGGGCTGGACTATGCCGGCGCGAAACGCAAGGCCGCGCGCCAGTTGCTGGGCGATTCGCGCGTTGCCGGCGAATGGCTGCCGGATAACGACCAGATCGAAGAAGAACTGCGCGAGTACCTCGCACTGTTCCAGAGCGACACGCAGCCGGAAGAACTGCGCCGCCTGCGCGAGATCGCGCTCGACTGGATGCGCCGGCTCGCCGAGTTCCGTCCGTATGTGACGGGCGCCGTGCTGAACGGCACGGCCAACGCGCATTCGGATATCCATTTGCAGGCATTCGCCGACAACCCGAAGGACGTCGCGATCTACCTGCTGAACCAGAACATCCAGTACGACGTATCCGAGACGCGGCACTTCGCGGGCCGCGCCGATGTCGAGACACTGAGCTTCCTGTGGCGCCCGCGGCGCGACGTCGACGCGATCGGCATCCACCTCGCGCTCTACGCGAGCGACGACCTGCGCGGCGCGGTCAAGGCCGACGCGCGCGGCCGGGTTGCCCGAGCGGATGCCGCCGCGCTGCGTGCGCTCGTCGAAGCAGGCAAAGCCCCTTCCGAACCTGAATGA
- a CDS encoding TlpA family protein disulfide reductase, with protein MMMKRMLALAVVAAAAVAGGIAAGHWFRGSSADDGVAVAAPAAQGSPVDQLWAASLTGVDGKPATLAAFKGQKVVVNFWASWCGPCVEEMPELVALSHQYKQKGIRFIGIGVDSEQNVKNFLQKVKVDYPVFVSGYAGADLARNFGNTAGALPFTVVIDETGKIRETKLGQIQPAELKKTLDAL; from the coding sequence ATGATGATGAAACGCATGTTGGCGCTCGCGGTGGTCGCGGCCGCCGCCGTCGCCGGCGGAATCGCCGCCGGCCACTGGTTCCGCGGCAGCAGTGCCGACGACGGCGTCGCCGTCGCCGCGCCCGCCGCACAGGGCAGCCCGGTCGACCAGCTGTGGGCAGCGTCGCTGACGGGTGTCGACGGCAAGCCGGCCACCCTGGCCGCCTTCAAGGGCCAGAAGGTCGTCGTCAATTTCTGGGCATCGTGGTGCGGCCCGTGCGTCGAGGAGATGCCCGAGCTCGTCGCGCTATCGCATCAATACAAGCAGAAGGGCATCCGTTTCATCGGGATCGGCGTCGATTCCGAACAGAACGTGAAGAACTTTCTGCAGAAAGTGAAGGTCGACTATCCGGTCTTCGTCAGCGGTTACGCAGGCGCCGATCTGGCCCGCAATTTCGGAAATACTGCCGGCGCGTTGCCGTTTACGGTCGTCATCGACGAAACCGGCAAGATTCGCGAGACAAAATTGGGACAAATCCAGCCGGCCGAGCTGAAAAAGACGCTCGACGCGCTGTAA
- the aroQ gene encoding type II 3-dehydroquinate dehydratase: MTRLLVLHGPNLNLLGTREPEVYGRVTLAQIDQALAARAQEAGAELSSFQSNHEGALVDRIQAAREEQTDFILINPAAYTHTSVAIRDAIAGVGIPFVEVHLSNVHRREAFRHHSYFSDQAEGVICGLGWKGYLYALEYALDKLQGTSRG, from the coding sequence ATGACACGATTGCTGGTGCTGCACGGCCCGAACCTGAACCTTCTCGGCACCCGGGAACCGGAGGTGTACGGCCGCGTCACGCTGGCGCAGATCGATCAGGCGCTTGCCGCGCGTGCGCAGGAGGCCGGTGCCGAGCTGTCGTCGTTCCAGAGCAACCACGAAGGCGCGCTCGTCGACCGCATCCAGGCCGCGCGGGAAGAACAGACCGATTTCATCCTGATCAATCCGGCCGCGTATACGCACACGAGCGTCGCGATCCGGGACGCGATCGCCGGCGTTGGCATCCCGTTCGTCGAGGTTCACTTGTCGAACGTGCATCGCCGCGAAGCGTTCAGGCACCACTCCTACTTTTCCGACCAGGCCGAAGGCGTGATCTGCGGGCTCGGCTGGAAAGGTTATCTGTACGCGCTCGAGTACGCGCTGGACAAGCTGCAAGGCACGTCGCGCGGCTGA
- the accB gene encoding acetyl-CoA carboxylase biotin carboxyl carrier protein → MDLRKLKTLIDLVSESGISELEVTEGEGKVRIVKNAPPVYVQQAAGFAPQVSAPAPSMALPTEGAAAPAAGAAAAPAVPQGHVVTSPMVGTFYRAPSPGADPFVQVGDTVKEGQTICIIEAMKLLNEIESDKAGVIKEILVENGQAVEYGQPLFVIG, encoded by the coding sequence ATGGATCTTCGTAAGCTGAAAACTCTGATCGACCTCGTCTCCGAATCCGGCATCTCCGAGCTGGAAGTGACGGAAGGCGAAGGCAAGGTGCGCATCGTCAAGAACGCGCCGCCGGTCTATGTACAGCAGGCGGCTGGGTTTGCCCCGCAGGTCAGCGCGCCCGCGCCGTCGATGGCGCTGCCGACCGAAGGTGCCGCTGCGCCGGCCGCAGGCGCCGCTGCCGCGCCCGCCGTTCCGCAGGGTCACGTCGTGACGTCGCCGATGGTCGGCACGTTCTATCGCGCACCGTCGCCGGGCGCGGACCCGTTCGTCCAGGTCGGCGACACGGTCAAGGAAGGCCAGACGATCTGCATCATCGAAGCGATGAAGCTGCTCAACGAGATCGAGTCGGACAAAGCCGGTGTGATCAAGGAAATCCTCGTCGAGAACGGCCAGGCCGTCGAATACGGCCAGCCGCTTTTCGTGATCGGCTAA
- the accC gene encoding acetyl-CoA carboxylase biotin carboxylase subunit, with product MFEKILIANRGEIALRIQRACRELGVKTVVVYSEADKEAKYVRLADEAVCIGPAPSNLSYLNMPALISAAEVTDAEAIHPGYGFLSENADFAERVEQSGFTFIGPRPETIRMMGDKVTAKQTMIKTGVPCVPGSEGALPDDPKEIVKIARAIGYPVIIKAAGGGGGRGMRVVHTEAALVNAVNMTREEAGRAFGNPQVYMEKFLENPRHIEIQVLSDAYKNAIWLGERDCSMQRRHQKVIEEAPAPGIPRRLIDRIGDRCADACKKMGYLGAGTFEFLYENNEFYFIEMNTRVQVEHPVSELITGVDIVQEQIRIAAGEKLTLRQRDIQFRGHAIECRINAEDPFKFTPSPGRITSWHTPGGPGVRVDSHAYNGYFVPPNYDSMIGKLITYGATREQAISRMRIALSEMVVEGIQTNIPLHRELMIDSKFVEGGTSIHYLENRLAQKQQVAPEEA from the coding sequence ATGTTTGAAAAAATCCTCATTGCCAACCGCGGTGAAATCGCGCTGCGCATCCAGCGCGCGTGCCGCGAGCTCGGCGTCAAGACGGTGGTCGTCTACTCGGAAGCCGACAAGGAAGCCAAGTACGTGCGCCTCGCGGACGAAGCCGTCTGTATCGGCCCGGCCCCGTCGAACCTGAGCTACCTGAACATGCCGGCGCTGATCAGCGCCGCGGAAGTCACCGATGCCGAGGCGATCCACCCCGGCTACGGCTTCCTGTCGGAAAACGCCGATTTCGCGGAACGCGTCGAGCAGTCGGGCTTCACGTTCATCGGCCCGCGCCCGGAAACGATCCGCATGATGGGCGACAAGGTCACCGCGAAGCAGACGATGATCAAGACCGGCGTGCCGTGCGTGCCGGGCTCGGAAGGCGCGTTGCCGGACGATCCGAAGGAGATCGTGAAGATTGCGCGCGCAATCGGCTACCCGGTCATCATCAAGGCCGCCGGCGGCGGTGGCGGCCGCGGGATGCGCGTCGTGCACACCGAGGCTGCGCTCGTCAACGCGGTCAACATGACCCGCGAGGAAGCCGGCCGTGCGTTCGGCAACCCGCAGGTGTACATGGAGAAGTTCCTCGAGAACCCGCGCCACATCGAGATCCAGGTGCTGTCCGACGCGTACAAGAACGCGATCTGGCTCGGTGAGCGCGACTGCTCGATGCAGCGCCGCCACCAGAAGGTGATCGAGGAAGCGCCGGCGCCGGGCATCCCGCGCCGCCTGATCGACCGCATCGGCGACCGCTGCGCGGACGCGTGCAAGAAGATGGGCTATCTCGGCGCGGGCACGTTCGAATTCCTGTACGAGAACAACGAGTTCTACTTCATCGAGATGAACACGCGCGTGCAGGTCGAGCATCCGGTGTCGGAGCTGATCACGGGCGTCGACATCGTGCAGGAACAGATCCGTATCGCGGCCGGCGAGAAGCTCACGCTGCGCCAGCGCGACATCCAGTTCCGCGGGCATGCGATCGAATGCCGGATCAACGCGGAAGATCCGTTCAAGTTCACGCCGTCGCCGGGCCGGATCACGTCGTGGCATACGCCGGGCGGCCCCGGCGTGCGCGTCGACTCGCATGCCTACAATGGCTATTTCGTGCCGCCGAACTATGATTCGATGATCGGCAAGCTGATCACCTACGGCGCGACGCGCGAGCAGGCGATCAGCCGGATGCGCATCGCGCTGTCGGAAATGGTCGTCGAAGGCATCCAGACCAACATCCCGCTGCACCGCGAGCTGATGATCGACTCGAAGTTCGTCGAAGGCGGCACCAGCATCCATTACCTCGAAAACCGGCTCGCGCAGAAGCAGCAGGTCGCACCGGAAGAAGCGTAA
- the prmA gene encoding 50S ribosomal protein L11 methyltransferase encodes MSYRELVVELAREHAEALSDALLELGALSVSVEDADADTPDEQPLFGEPGLVPDRTAWQHSRVVALLAADHEPAVLLAAAANEIGVAETPTFTVREVEEQDWVRLTQSQFEPIPIGERIWVVPSWHDAPDPDALVLELDPGLAFGTGSHPTTRLCMEWLEQSVKPGQSVLDYGCGSGILAILAKKCGANPVIGIDIDPQAVESARQNSERNRAEVTYGLPDACPDGEFDIVVANILSNPLKLMASMLASKVKPGGRIALSGVLARQADEVAAVYARYVDISVWREHEGWVCLAGTRRESH; translated from the coding sequence ATGAGCTATCGCGAACTCGTCGTTGAACTGGCCCGTGAGCATGCGGAGGCGCTGTCCGACGCGCTGCTCGAACTCGGCGCGCTGTCGGTGTCCGTCGAGGACGCCGATGCCGACACGCCCGACGAACAGCCGCTCTTCGGCGAGCCGGGCCTCGTGCCCGACCGCACCGCGTGGCAGCACTCGCGCGTGGTCGCGCTGCTCGCGGCCGACCATGAGCCGGCCGTGCTGCTCGCGGCGGCCGCGAACGAGATCGGCGTCGCCGAAACGCCGACGTTCACCGTGCGCGAAGTCGAAGAACAGGACTGGGTGCGCCTCACGCAATCGCAGTTCGAGCCGATTCCGATCGGCGAGCGGATCTGGGTCGTGCCGTCGTGGCACGATGCGCCCGATCCCGATGCGCTCGTACTCGAACTCGACCCCGGCCTCGCCTTCGGCACCGGCAGCCACCCGACCACGCGCCTGTGCATGGAATGGCTCGAGCAGTCGGTGAAGCCCGGCCAGTCGGTGCTCGACTACGGTTGCGGCTCGGGCATTCTCGCGATCCTCGCGAAGAAATGCGGGGCGAACCCCGTCATCGGCATCGACATCGATCCGCAAGCGGTCGAATCGGCGCGGCAGAACAGCGAACGCAACCGTGCGGAAGTCACGTACGGGCTGCCCGATGCATGCCCGGACGGCGAATTCGACATCGTCGTCGCGAACATCCTGTCGAACCCGCTGAAGCTGATGGCGTCGATGCTCGCGTCGAAGGTCAAACCGGGCGGGCGCATCGCGCTGTCGGGCGTGCTCGCGCGCCAGGCGGACGAAGTCGCGGCCGTCTACGCGCGTTACGTCGACATCTCGGTCTGGCGCGAACACGAAGGTTGGGTATGCCTCGCCGGAACCCGGCGGGAAAGCCATTAG
- a CDS encoding zinc-ribbon and DUF3426 domain-containing protein, whose protein sequence is MLLATRCPHCETVFRLQQEQLSLHEGLVRCGHCHEIFNASQSLVPEHAQQPEPALTETAAAPDAGDAHHQASPARLFAADAPAGAPSDTDYKPEGWDMWAPWLDGGVDPSLQHNVQTLRTEPLVPLALPSTEAGVVHLSGTPAPISPSPAEPDAPAAATHSHESHSPHRENEASAGPGVAPVERDPREPRFVAPIPSDAETAADAAEPVGNARFAVPDDDRAPREPHFAFAPAPAIPETASEPVDNAIRPDKTPVEATAGNEPAAPFAAALTDDDRPHFAVTRETRAPQRRGLLGGFFGGLVAAVLAVLLVTQLAWWQRETLMIYWPVTQGWFRQACAPLGCTVAPPRAIDGLRLDATDLRQLDGPRELELKVPLTNRYRVALAYPSLELTLLDDTNHVTVRRVLAPRDYVRPGTPIDAGLPPGTTQTMVVRLETNGTPASNFRVQIFYP, encoded by the coding sequence ATGCTTCTTGCGACGCGCTGCCCTCATTGCGAAACCGTCTTCCGGCTGCAGCAGGAACAGCTCTCGCTGCATGAAGGGCTCGTGCGCTGCGGGCATTGCCACGAAATCTTCAACGCGTCGCAATCGCTCGTTCCCGAGCACGCGCAGCAGCCCGAACCGGCATTGACCGAAACGGCTGCCGCGCCGGACGCCGGCGACGCGCACCATCAGGCTTCGCCTGCCCGGCTGTTCGCCGCCGACGCACCGGCCGGGGCACCGTCCGACACCGATTACAAGCCGGAAGGCTGGGACATGTGGGCGCCGTGGCTCGACGGCGGCGTCGATCCGTCACTGCAGCACAACGTGCAGACCTTGCGCACCGAACCGCTGGTGCCGCTCGCGCTCCCGTCCACCGAAGCCGGCGTCGTTCACCTGTCGGGTACGCCCGCGCCGATCTCGCCCTCCCCGGCCGAGCCGGACGCACCCGCTGCCGCCACGCATTCACACGAATCGCATTCGCCCCATCGCGAAAACGAAGCATCGGCCGGCCCCGGCGTGGCGCCAGTCGAGCGCGACCCGCGTGAGCCCCGCTTCGTCGCACCTATTCCGTCCGACGCGGAAACTGCTGCCGATGCAGCCGAACCCGTCGGCAATGCGCGCTTCGCCGTGCCGGACGACGATCGCGCGCCACGTGAACCGCACTTTGCTTTCGCGCCGGCGCCCGCCATTCCCGAAACCGCGTCAGAACCCGTCGACAACGCCATCCGGCCCGACAAGACACCGGTCGAGGCAACTGCCGGCAACGAGCCCGCCGCACCTTTCGCAGCCGCGCTGACCGACGACGATCGTCCGCACTTCGCCGTGACGCGCGAGACGCGCGCACCGCAGCGGCGCGGGTTGCTCGGCGGCTTTTTCGGCGGCCTCGTCGCCGCCGTGCTGGCCGTGCTGCTGGTCACGCAGCTCGCGTGGTGGCAGCGTGAAACGCTGATGATCTACTGGCCCGTGACGCAGGGCTGGTTCCGGCAGGCTTGCGCGCCGCTCGGCTGCACGGTCGCGCCGCCGCGCGCGATCGACGGCCTGCGGCTCGACGCGACCGACCTGCGCCAGCTCGACGGCCCGCGCGAGCTCGAACTGAAGGTGCCGCTGACGAACCGCTACCGCGTCGCGCTCGCGTACCCGTCGCTCGAGCTGACGCTGCTCGACGACACCAATCACGTCACCGTGCGCCGCGTGCTCGCGCCGCGCGACTACGTGCGCCCGGGCACGCCGATCGACGCCGGGCTGCCGCCCGGCACGACGCAGACGATGGTCGTCCGCCTCGAAACGAACGGCACGCCCGCCTCGAATTTCCGCGTCCAGATTTTCTATCCGTGA
- the tpx gene encoding thiol peroxidase yields the protein MSKVTLGGNPIEIAGTFPAAGAQAADFKLVGKDLADLSLASFAGKRKVLNIVPSLDTPTCATSTRKFNEAASSLDNTVVVVVSADLPFAATRFCTTEGLENVVTASTFRSGRAFANAYGVDVTSGPLNGLTARAVVVLDAQDKVIHAELVGEIKDEPNYDAALAALK from the coding sequence ATGAGCAAAGTTACGCTGGGTGGCAACCCGATCGAAATCGCCGGCACGTTCCCGGCCGCCGGCGCCCAAGCCGCCGATTTCAAGCTGGTCGGCAAGGATCTCGCCGATCTGTCGCTCGCCAGCTTCGCCGGCAAGCGCAAGGTGCTGAACATCGTGCCGAGCCTCGACACGCCGACCTGCGCGACGTCGACCCGCAAGTTCAACGAAGCCGCGTCGTCGCTCGACAACACGGTCGTGGTCGTCGTGTCCGCCGACCTGCCGTTCGCCGCCACGCGCTTCTGCACGACCGAAGGCCTCGAAAACGTCGTGACGGCTTCGACGTTCCGCAGCGGCCGCGCGTTCGCGAACGCGTACGGCGTCGACGTGACGAGCGGCCCGCTGAACGGCCTGACCGCACGTGCGGTCGTCGTGCTCGACGCGCAGGACAAGGTGATCCACGCCGAGCTCGTCGGCGAGATCAAGGACGAGCCGAACTACGACGCCGCGCTCGCCGCACTGAAGTAA
- a CDS encoding carbohydrate kinase family protein — translation MTTLICGSLAYDNIMTFEGRFREHILPDQVHLLNVSFLVPTMRREFGGCAGNIAYALHMLGGDARIMATVGANDADRYLERLDSLGLSKASVRVVPDTHTAQAMITTDLDNNQITAFHPGAMMQSHLNRADEVPGVKLGIVAPDGFDGMVQHAEQFAKAGVPFIFDPGQGLPLFDGATLRRIIELATFVAVNDYEGKLVSDKTGWSEQEIASRVQALIITRGEHGSTILHKNGEEQIPVVGAERVVDPTGCGDAFRGGLLYGIENGLDWATTGRLASLMGSLKIAHQGPQTYVLTRAEIDARFEAAFGYSLK, via the coding sequence TTGACTACGCTGATTTGCGGCTCGCTCGCCTACGACAACATCATGACCTTCGAAGGTCGGTTCCGCGAGCACATCCTGCCCGACCAGGTTCACCTTCTCAACGTGAGCTTCCTCGTGCCGACGATGCGACGCGAATTCGGCGGCTGCGCGGGGAACATCGCCTACGCGCTGCACATGCTCGGCGGCGACGCACGCATCATGGCGACGGTCGGCGCGAACGACGCGGACCGCTATCTCGAGCGCCTCGACAGCCTCGGCCTGTCGAAGGCAAGCGTGCGCGTGGTGCCCGATACGCACACCGCGCAGGCCATGATCACGACCGATCTCGACAACAACCAGATCACCGCATTCCACCCCGGCGCGATGATGCAGTCGCACCTGAACCGCGCGGACGAAGTGCCGGGCGTGAAGCTCGGCATCGTCGCGCCGGACGGCTTCGACGGGATGGTCCAGCACGCCGAACAGTTCGCGAAGGCCGGCGTCCCGTTCATCTTCGATCCGGGCCAGGGCCTGCCGCTGTTCGACGGTGCGACGCTGCGCCGCATCATTGAACTCGCGACGTTCGTCGCGGTCAACGACTACGAAGGCAAGCTCGTCAGCGACAAGACGGGCTGGTCCGAACAGGAAATCGCCAGCCGGGTTCAGGCGTTGATCATCACGCGCGGCGAGCACGGCTCCACCATTCTTCACAAAAACGGCGAAGAACAGATTCCCGTCGTGGGTGCCGAGCGTGTCGTCGATCCGACCGGCTGCGGCGATGCCTTCCGGGGCGGCCTGCTGTACGGCATCGAGAACGGCCTCGACTGGGCAACCACGGGCCGCCTCGCGAGCCTGATGGGCTCGCTCAAGATCGCCCACCAGGGGCCCCAGACTTACGTACTGACGCGCGCCGAAATCGACGCGCGCTTTGAGGCTGCCTTCGGTTACAGTCTCAAATGA
- a CDS encoding glycine zipper 2TM domain-containing protein, whose translation MLTKKTLTLAAMLTATLTLAGCFTAPGSADVYSVGQAQREQTVRMGVVESVRAVRIQSDGGGSAIGTLGGGALGAVAGSAIGGGKGSILTAIAGGLVGAVAGNAVGENLSTANGVEITVRLDNGDLRSITQAASGEAFRAGERVRLLSSGGVTRVTH comes from the coding sequence ATGTTGACGAAAAAAACCCTCACGCTCGCGGCCATGCTGACGGCCACGCTGACCCTCGCCGGCTGCTTCACGGCGCCCGGTTCGGCGGACGTCTATAGCGTCGGCCAGGCGCAGCGCGAACAGACGGTCCGCATGGGCGTGGTCGAAAGCGTCCGTGCGGTGCGCATCCAGTCCGACGGCGGCGGCAGCGCGATCGGCACGCTCGGCGGCGGCGCACTCGGCGCGGTTGCAGGCAGCGCGATCGGCGGCGGCAAGGGATCGATCCTGACCGCCATCGCAGGCGGCCTCGTTGGCGCGGTCGCGGGTAACGCGGTCGGCGAAAACCTCAGCACGGCGAACGGTGTCGAAATCACCGTGCGCCTCGACAACGGCGATCTGCGCTCGATCACGCAAGCGGCAAGCGGCGAAGCGTTCCGCGCCGGCGAACGTGTGCGGCTGCTGTCGAGTGGCGGCGTCACGCGCGTCACGCACTAA
- a CDS encoding histone H1-like DNA-binding protein yields MATAKKKPAAKKVAAKKTVAKKAAAPAKKAAAVKKVAAKKVAVKKVAAKKAAPAKKAAAKKVAAKKVATKKVAAKKVAAKKVAVKKVAAKKAAPAKKAAAKKVAAKKVAVKKVAAKKAAPAKKAAAKKAAPAKKAAAKKAAPAKKAAAKKAAPAKKAAPAKKAAAPAKKAAAPKKAVVKKAAPATTASTASVAPASGVKTALNPAAAWPFPTGSRP; encoded by the coding sequence ATGGCTACCGCCAAGAAAAAACCGGCTGCTAAGAAGGTTGCTGCCAAGAAGACCGTTGCGAAGAAGGCTGCAGCTCCGGCGAAGAAGGCCGCTGCTGTGAAGAAGGTTGCTGCGAAGAAGGTCGCGGTGAAGAAGGTTGCCGCGAAGAAGGCAGCACCGGCGAAGAAGGCCGCTGCGAAGAAGGTCGCGGCAAAGAAGGTCGCAACGAAGAAGGTTGCAGCCAAGAAGGTCGCAGCGAAGAAAGTCGCGGTGAAGAAGGTTGCTGCGAAGAAGGCAGCGCCGGCCAAGAAGGCCGCTGCGAAGAAGGTTGCAGCCAAGAAAGTCGCAGTGAAGAAGGTTGCTGCGAAGAAGGCCGCACCGGCGAAGAAGGCTGCTGCGAAGAAGGCCGCGCCTGCGAAGAAGGCTGCTGCCAAGAAGGCTGCGCCTGCGAAGAAGGCTGCTGCGAAGAAGGCTGCGCCCGCCAAGAAGGCTGCCCCTGCGAAGAAGGCTGCCGCACCGGCGAAGAAGGCTGCTGCTCCGAAGAAGGCCGTCGTGAAGAAGGCTGCACCGGCAACGACCGCGTCGACCGCATCGGTTGCGCCGGCATCGGGCGTGAAGACCGCGCTCAACCCGGCAGCGGCATGGCCGTTCCCGACCGGCAGCCGTCCGTAA